The Rufibacter sp. DG15C region GGCTTCCAGGAACAGGATTCCTCTGCTCTCTAAAACACTGAACCGGATGAGGCCTTCGCCCACATGTTCCATCACGTTGCGGCAAATCTCTGAGACCGCCGTGGCAAACTTGGTCTGTCCCGCCACGGGCAAGCCGGTGAACTGTGACAGCTGCATGGCGCGGTTGTACGCTAGTACCACGTCCAGTTCGTTCTGCAGTTTAATGGAAATGATGGGTTGATTCATTGCTAAGGTTATACCGTGGCGCGTACTACTATCACCAACGAGTCATCTAAGGTGCGGGTATTGTCTTTATACAGCACGGCCGCTATCAGTGTTGGATCATGGCGCGTGAGTTCTGGATATTTAGTGAAATCCCAACGTGTTTTAAGGCCGTCTGAGTGTAACACTAACATGGTTTGGCCGCTCCAGTTATGCTGGTGGTCATGGATGGTGGTAGGGACTGCCATGCCCAGCGTGCCGTTGTAAGAAAGCAGGTTTTTGGTAGCGCCCGGTTGGAACAGACGCCCGCTTATGTTGCCCACTCCGCAGAATAACAACTGGCCTGACTCTGAGTTCCAATTAGCGATGGCGCCCACTGCGCCGCGGGTCTTTTTAATGGTGGCATGAATCTCCCGCAGCATGGTAGAAGGAGATTCTTTGGGTTGCTGTAAAAACGCCTTGATGCCTTGGTTGGACGCCTCATGGGCGTTCTCCCCATGGCCCAGGCCATCTAAGATCAACAAATAAGCACCGTCTTGGGAGAGCCGCATGCTCCAGCCGTCTCCGCTCACTTTCTCCCCGGGCTTGGGCACCATCACGGCCCCTACCTGAAATTTATGTTCGGCTCTGGCGGCAGATTTGGGTGCTTTGCCTTTGCGGTAAATGCGGGATAAGACAACAACGCCCAACTCACGCTTAGAGTAGATGTCAAAGAAATCTGACTGTCGTTTAATGGCGCCCAGCCCTTGGCCCATGCTGCCGTAGGTAGACACGCCGTCTTCCATCATGCGTTGCAGGTCTGCCATGCCTGGGCCATTGTCCAGGCATAGCACCTCAATGCCGCAGGATTTTCCATTCTCTTCGCAGATGGGTTTTACCAACAGCTCGCCGCCTTTTGCG contains the following coding sequences:
- a CDS encoding ATP-binding protein, whose amino-acid sequence is MDFNFDAHQHFLLADRSFLNIVRRDIGKVAETIGFTEAEIGRVNLVVTEMATNLLKHAGAKGGELLVKPICEENGKSCGIEVLCLDNGPGMADLQRMMEDGVSTYGSMGQGLGAIKRQSDFFDIYSKRELGVVVLSRIYRKGKAPKSAARAEHKFQVGAVMVPKPGEKVSGDGWSMRLSQDGAYLLILDGLGHGENAHEASNQGIKAFLQQPKESPSTMLREIHATIKKTRGAVGAIANWNSESGQLLFCGVGNISGRLFQPGATKNLLSYNGTLGMAVPTTIHDHQHNWSGQTMLVLHSDGLKTRWDFTKYPELTRHDPTLIAAVLYKDNTRTLDDSLVIVVRATV